A genomic segment from Euleptes europaea isolate rEulEur1 chromosome 17, rEulEur1.hap1, whole genome shotgun sequence encodes:
- the CBLN1 gene encoding cerebellin-1 produces MLALELLGLAWLAAVARAQNETEPIILEGKCLVVCDSNPASDPTGTALGISVRSGSAKVAFSAIRSTNHEPSEMSNRTMIIYFDQVLVNIGLNFDSERSTFIAPRKGIYSFNFHVVKVYNRQTIQVSLMLNGWPVISAFAGDQDVTREAASNGVLIQMEKGDRAYLKLERGNLMGGWKYSTFSGFLVFPL; encoded by the exons ATGTTGGCGCTGGAGCTGCTGGGCTTGGCGTGGCTGGCCGCCGTGGCGCGGGCCCAGAACGAGACGGAGCCCATCATCCTGGAGGGCAAGTGCCTGGTGGTGTGCGACTCCAACCCGGCCTCCGACCCCACCGGCACGGCGCTGGGCATCTCGGTGCGCTCCGGCAGCGCCAAGGTGGCCTTCTCCGCCATCCGCAGCACCAACCACGAGCCGTCGGAGATGAGCAACCGCACCATGATCATCTATTTCGACCAG GTACTAGTGAATATCGGACTCAACTTTGATTCGGAACGAAGCACTTTCATAGCGCCCCGAAAAGGGATTTACAGCTTTAATTTTCACGTGGTGAAGGTGTACAACAGGCAGACGATTCAG GTAAGCCTGATGCTCAACGGGTGGCCGGTGATTTCGGCCTTTGCTGGGGACCAAGACGTCACCCGAGAAGCTGCCAGCAACGGGGTCCTGATCCAGATGGAGAAAGGAGACAGGGCCTATTTAAAACTGGAGCGAGGAAACTTGATGGGGGGTTGGAAGTATTCCACTTTCTCTGGATTTCTAGTATTCCCTCTTTAA